A region from the Panicum hallii strain FIL2 chromosome 1, PHallii_v3.1, whole genome shotgun sequence genome encodes:
- the LOC112887350 gene encoding uncharacterized protein LOC112887350: MRSVDAEGAVRSSDQHNRKKPRLETGAEMPLADALAAGGSGVEAAAGADFTGMAVEEIVQHPLPGYGAPVALSFCPDDRRVAYLYSPDGTLHRKVYTFDTAQRRQELLFGPPDGGGLEEGNLSAEERLRRERARERGLGVTRYEWRARHSGGHSSRAGIVVPLPSGVYFQDLSGSEPVLKLQSSPTSPIIDPLLSPNGSMIAYVKDDELHTLGFSNGETKQLTFGARESRKIHGLAEYIAQEEMERKMGFWWSPDSKHLAFTEVDSTEIPLYRIMHQGKRYVGPDAQEDHAYPFAGAANVKVRLGVVPSHGGEVTWMDLLCGDPHGSHGDEEYLARVNWMHNNALAVQVLNRSHTKLKLLKFDITTGKREVLLEEQHDTWVTLHDCFTPLDKGVNSKYPGGFIWASEKTGFRHLYVHDKNGVCLGPLTQGEWMVEQIAAVNESNGLIYFCGTLDGPLETNLYQTNLFPDWSLPLQPPKRLTHGTGRHSVILDHQLLRFIDVYDSIKSPPVFLLCSLLDGSLIMPLFEQPLTVPSLKKFQQLSPEIVEITAKDGTTLYGTLYLPDERKYGPPPYKTLVSVYGGPGVQLVSDTWMSTVDMRAQYLRSKGILVWKMDNRGSARRGLHFEGQLKYNIGRVDAEDQLEGAEWLIKKGLAKPGHIGIYGWSYGGFLSAMCLARFPDTFCCAVSGAPVTAWDGYDTFYTEKFMGLPSEHPDAYEYGSIMHHTKNLKGKLLLIHGMIDENVHFRHTARLINSLMAEGKPYEILLFPDERHMPRRLGDRIYMEERIWDFVERSL, from the exons ATGCGATCGGTCGACGCGGAGGGGGCGGTGAGGTCGTCGGATCAGCACAACCGCAAGAAGCCGCGACTGGAGACCGGGGCCGAGATGCCGCTCGCGGACGccctggcggccggcggcagcggcgtggaggcggcggcgggcgctgaCTTCACTGGCATGGCGGTGGAGGAGATCGTGCAGCACCCGCTGCCGGGCTACGGGGCGCCCGTGGCGCTCAGCTTCTGCCCCGACGACCGCCGGGTGGCCTACCTCTACAGCCCCGACGGCACGCTCCACCGCAAGGTGTACACCTTCGACACCGCGCAGCGCCGCCAGGAGCTGCTCTTCGGGCCCCCCGACGGCGGCGGGCTCGAGGAGGGGAACCTCTCCGCCGAGGAGAGGCTgcggcgcgagcgcgcgcgggagcGCGGCCTCGGGGTCACGCGCTACGAGTGGCGCGCCCGCCACTCTGGGGGCCACTCTTCTCGCGCTGGCATTGTGGTGCCGCTGCCGTCCGGG GTTTACTTTCAGGATTTGTCTGGCTCGGAACCAGTCCTGAAGCTGCAAAGTTCTCCCACATCCCCAATAATTGACCCTCTTCTATCTCCAAATGGGAGCATGATTGCATATGTTAAGGATGATGAGCTGCATACCTTGGGTTTCTCTAATGGAGAAACTAAGCAATTAACTTTCGGTGCAAGAGAAAGTAGGAAG ATCCATGGACTTGCCGAGTACATTGCACAG GAAGAGATGGAAAGGAAGATGGGATTCTGGTGGTCTCCTGATAGCAAACACCTTGCATTTACTGAAGTGGATTCAACTGAGATTCCACTGTATAGAATTATGCATCAGGGTAAAAGATATGTTGGTCCAGATGCTCAAGAAGATCATGCATACCCCTTTGCAGGAGCAGCTAATGTTAAAGTGCGACTTGGTGTTGTTCCTTCCCATGGAGGAGAAGTAACTTGGATGGATCTGCTTTGTGGAGATCCACATGGTTCCCACGGTGACGAAGAATATCTAGCTAGAGTCAACTGGATGCATAATAATGCTCTTGCTGTTCAAGTTCTTAACAGATCTCACACAAAACTTAAATTGCTTAAGTTTGATATTACTACGGGTAAAAGGGAAGTCTTACTAGAAGAACAACATGATACATGGGTCACATTGCATGATTGTTTCACTCCGCTAGACAAAGGAGTGAATAGTAAATATCCAGGTGGTTTTATTTGGGCCAGTGAAAAGACAGGATTCAGACACTTGTATGTTCATGACAAGAATGGTGTATGCTTAGGGCCCCTTACACAAGGTGAATGGATGGTTGAACAAATTGCTGCTGTCAATGAGAGTAATGGGCTTATATATTTCTGTGGCACACTGGATGGACCATTGGAGACAAATCTGTACCAAACCAATCTCTTTCCAGATTGGAGCCTTCCCTTGCAACCCCCTAAAAGGCTGACTCATGGAACTGGCCGGCATTCAGTAATTCTTGATCATCAGTTGCTGAGATTTATTGATGTGTACGACTCAATAAAATCTCCACCTGTGTTCTTATTGTGCTCTTTACTTGATGGAAGTCTAATTATGCCCCTGTTTGAGCAGCCATTGACAGTTCCGTCACTTAAAAAATTCCAGCAGCTGTCTCCGGAGATAGTTGAAATTACAGCCAAGGATGGGACCACTTTATATGGCACTCTCTACCTTCCTGATGAGAGAAAATATGGGCCACCTCCCTACAAAACATTGGTTAGTGTTTATGGTGGCCCTGGTGTCCAGCTTGTTAGTGACACATGGATGAGTACAGTTGACATGAGAGCTCAATACCTACGAAGTAAGGGTATATTAGTTTGGAAG ATGGATAATCGTGGATCCGCAAGGAGAGGACTGCATTTTGAGGGACAACTGAAGTACAACATTGGTCGTGTTGATGCTGAAGATCAATTAGAAGGGGCCGAGTGGTTAATAAAGAAAGGCCTTGCAAAACCTGGCCATATTGGTATTTATGGCTGGAGCTATGGTGGGTTTCTGTcagcaatgtgccttgcaagGTTTCCGGATACATTCTGTTGTGCGGTGTCCGGTGCTCCAGTGACGGCATGGGATGGTTATGATACCTTTTACACTGAGAAGTTCATGGGTCTCCCCTCGGAGCATCCTGATGCTTATGAGTACGGGTCGATCATGCATCACACAAAGAACCTGAAAGGGAAACTGCTCCTCATCCACGGGATGATTGACGAGAACGTGCATTTCAGGCACACAGCGAGGCTCATCAACTCGCTGATGGCGGAGGGCAAGCCTTATGAGATCCTCCTCTTCCCTGACGAGAGGCACATGCCACGCCGGCTCGGTGACCGGATCTACATGGAGGAGAGGATCTGGGATTTTGTAGAGAGGAGCCTTTGA